CTGATTCTCCTCCACCTTGTAGTACTCCGGCTGCCCGTCCATGGGGGTCAGCGTCAGCAGGTTCCCCTTGACCTTGTAGGCGCCCTTCTCGTCGAATTCCGAGTCGCGGTCCAGGTATTTCATGTGCAGGCTGTACGTGCCGTCCTTCTTCAGCGTGAGGCGCATGTCGATCCCCGGGCAGTCCGCCGCCGGGAAAACCCCGGTGTATGTCCCCTGGTAGTCGAGCGAGCTCTCCGCATCATGCATGTCGACCTTCACGGCATCCGCTTTGACCTTTTCAGATACCGCCTTTTTCTGTTGGTTGCCCCCGCAGGCGACAAGCGTTATCGCAGCCGCGAGGATCATGACTTTATTCTTCATAGTCGTTTCGTTTAAACTGTTTATATTTTGCAGATTTCCTTGATTTCCCCGATGAACCGCTGCGCCAGCGCCTCGGCCGCGGCCATCGACTTCGCCTCGGTATAGACCCGGATAATGGGTTCGGTATTCGACTTGCGCAGGTGCACCCAGTTCTCCGGGAAGTCGATTTTCACCCCGTCCGTATCGTTCACGTTCTCATCGGCATAACGTTCCTTTATCTCACGCAGCACTTTATCCACGTCGATCGCCGGTGTCAGCTCGATTTTATTCTTCGACGCATAGTATGCCGGATAGGTCGCACGCAACTGCGTCATGGTCATCCCCGTCTGTGCGAGCCATGTCAAAAAGAGTGCCGTTCCCACCAACGCATCGCGCCCGTAGTGTAGCCCCGGGTAGATCACGCCTCCGTTGCCTTCTCCGCCGATCACGGCGCCCACCTCCTTCATCCTGGCCACGACGTTCACCTCGCCGACGGCCGAAGCATAATATTTGCCGCCGTGCCGCTCCGTCACGTCGCGCAGCGCCCGCGACGAGCTCAGGTTGGAAACGGTGTTCCCGCCCGGGTGCTTCGTGAGGATGTAGTCGGCCACAGCCACCAGCGTGTACTCCTCGACGAACATCGAGCCGTCCTCGCTGACCAGTGCCAGCCGGTCGACATCGGGATCCACGACGATCCCCAGGTCGGCCTTCTCGCGGCGGATCACCCCGGCTATTTCGGTCAGGTTCTCCGGCAGCGGCTCGGGGTTGTGGGCGAATTCGCCCGTGGGGTCGCAGTTCAGCTCCACGACCTCGCACCCCAGCCGTCGCAGCAATTCGGGCATCACGATGCCGCCCACCGAATTCACGGCGTCCACGACGACCTTGTAGCGGCGCGCACGGATGGCCTGGGCATCGACCAGCGGGAGCGCCAGCACCTGCGCGATGTGCCGTTCGTTGAACGGCTCGCGCGAAAGGACGCGCCCGATGCCGTCGACGGTGGGGTATTCGTAATCCTCCTCTTCCGCCATCGCAAGCACCTGTTTCCCCTCGGCGTCGCTGAGGAATTCCCCGTCGGCGTTGAGCAGCTTCAGGGCATTCCACTGGCGGGGGTTGTGCGAGGCGGTGATGATGATGCCGCCGTCGGCCTTGTGCGTGATGACGGCCATCTCGACCCCCGGCGTGGTGCACAGGCCGACGTTTATCACATCCGCACCGCACGCCAGCAGGGTGCCTTCGACCAGGTCGGCGACCATCTCGCCCGAAATCCGGGCGTCGCGGCCGACAACTATGGTAAGTTTTTTGCCCGGATTGCGGCGGGCGGCCAGACGGGCGTAGGCCGTGGTGAACTTCACCACGTCGGGCGGCGTCAGGTTCCCGGCCTGGGCCCCTCCCACGGTGCCCCGGATGCCGGAAATGGATTTAATCAATGTCATATTTCAAGGCTTTGATGCGGAGTTTCCGCTATACATATATTTATGAAAAATTCCCTTCGAAGTTTTGATATTCGAGGTAAATATATTACTTTTATGCCAATTATGAAAATTTAAAAACGACTATTATGAGAACGATTCCAGCTTCCGAATTGATTATCAACGACGACGGTTCCATTTTCCATCTGCACCTGCTTCCGGAGCAGTTGGCCGATACGGTGATCCTCGTCGGGGATCCGGGCCGCGTGGCCCTCGTGGCGGAACATTTCGATACGAAAGAGTGCGAAGTCGCAAACCGTGAATTCAAAACGGTGACCGGCACCTACAAAGGCAAACGCATGACGGTGCTCTCGACGGGCATCGGCATCGGCAACATCGACATCTCGGTCACGGAGCTCGATGCGCTGGCCAACGTCGATTTCGCCACCCGGCAGGAGAAGGCCCACAAAAGGCAGCTCACGCTGGTCAGGCTCGGCACGTCGGGGGCCATCCAGCCCGATATCAAGGTGGGGGAGTTCGTCTTCTCGCGCACGTCGGTAGGCTTCGACGGCCTGCTCAACTACTACAAGGGGCGCAACGAGGTCTGCGACCTGGAGATCGAAAAGGCTTTCATGGAGCATGTCGGCTGGAACGAGCTGCTGCCCAAACCCTATTTCATCGACGCCGACAAGACGCTCTTCGAGCATTTCAGCGACGTGACGCGCGAGGGCATCACCATCGCCGCCCCGGGCTTCTATGCGCCGCAGGGCCGCTGGGTTCGCCTCGAACCGCAGGATGCCGAGCTCAACGCGAAAATCGAATCGTTCGACTACCACGGCCGCCGCATCACCAATTTCGAGATGGAGGGCTCGGCGCTGGCCGGCCTGGCAGCCCTGATGGGACACCGCGCCGCGACCATCTGCACGATCATCGCACAGCGTATCGCCCAGAATGTCGACACCGATTACAAGCCCTTCGTGCGCAAGATGATCTCGACGGCGCTCGACAAATTGGCAGTATTGAAATAAGCAATCCATATAACAGAAAATAAAAGAAAGGAAACAACGTATGAAATTTTCAGTATCAAGCTCGGCCCTGCTTTCGCTTCTGGCTACCACCGGCAAGGTTATCAGCAATAAAAACACGCTGCCCATCCTGGATTACTTCCTCATGGAGCTCAATGGCAACGAACTGAAGGTCACCACTTCCGACCTCGAAACGACGCTCATAGGCTCTATCACGGTCGACAGCGTGGAAAGCGAGGGCACCATCGCGGCTCCCGCCAAACTGATGCTCGACTCGCTGAAGGAGTTTTCCGAGCTGCCGCTGACCATCGACGTCAACGACAAGAACTGGGAGATAACGATCAACTGGAAGAGCGGTTCGCTCTCGATCCCCGGCGCCAGCGCCGTGAGCTATCCCGCCGTGCCGCAGCTGAGCGCCGAGAAGAAGGAGCTCCGGCTGGATGTGGACATGCTCGTGAACGGCATCAACAAGACCATCTTCGCCACGGCCGACGACGAGTTGCGACCGGTGATGAACGGCATCTACATCAACCTCGCGCCCGGGGCGCTGACGTTCGTGGGAACCGATGCGCACAAACTCGTGAAATACGAGTCCGAAGCCGAAAACGAGGTCAGCGCATCGTTCATCCTGCCCAAGAAACCGGCCAACCTGCTCAAGTCGGTGCTCCTGAAGGAGGACGATGCCATCGAGGTCAGCTTCGACTCGAAGAACGCCATGTTCAAGCTCAAGAGCCACACGCTCGTATGCCGCCTGATCGAGGGCAACTACCCGAACTACAACGCCGTGATCCCGGCCAACAACCCCAACAAGGTGCTCGTCGACCGCATCGAGCTGGTGAACGGCATCAAGCGCGTGGCCGTCTGCTCGAACCCGACCACCAACCTGATCCGCATGGACATCGGCGACAACCGGATCAACCTCACGGCGCAGGACATCGACTTCTCGGTTTCGGCCAACGAGACCATCACGTGCAGCTACGACGGCGAGCCGATCTCGATCGGTTTCAAATCGACGTTCCTGGTCGAGATACTCTCGAACATGGACACCCCGACCGTGGTGGTCGAACTGGCCGACTCGACCCGCGCGGGCGTATTCAAACCCGTCTACGACGACAAGCAGACCAGCGCGACGCTCATGCTGCTCATGCCGATGATGATCAACGCATAACGCCCGACAGATGAAGTTAAACCTCAAGCGCCCGATCGTCTTCTTCGACCTCGAAACCACCGGCGTGGACACGGCCAAAGACCGCATCGTCGAGATCTCGATGGTCAAAGTGATGCCCGACGGCGAGCAGATCGTCAAGACCCGCAAGCTCAACCCCGGGATGCATATCCCGGCGGAAGCCACGGCCATCCACGGCATCACGGACGAAGACGTCAGGGATTGCCCGACCTTCGCGCAGGTCGCCAAATCGCTCGAACAGTTCATCCGCGGCTGCGACTTCGGCGGCTTCAACTCCAACCGCTTCGACCTGCCGGTGTTGGTCGAGGAGTTCCTGCGGGCGGGCGTCGACGTGGATTTCAAACGCCGCCGTTTCGTCGACGTGCAGAACATCTTCCACAAGAAGGAACAGCGCACGCTGGTGGCGGCCTATAAATTTTATTGCGACAAGGATCTGGAGGACGCCCATTCGGCAGAGGCCGATACGCTGGCGACCTACGAAGTGCTCATGGCGCAGCTGGAACGCTACCCCGACCTGGAGAACGACATCGACAAACTGGCCGAGTTCTCGACCCGCGGCGAGGCGGCTGACTACGCCGGGCGCATCCTTTTCAACGAAAAGGGCGAGGAGATCTTCGGGTTCGGCAAGTACAAGGGGCGCCCCGTCGCCGAGGTCTTCCGCGCGGAGCCGAGCTACTACGCATGGATGATGAACGGGGACTTCCCGCTCTACACCAAGAAGGTCATTACGGAGATCCGTATGCGTGAAAAAACGAAATGACGATGAAGCGATTCTGTGCGACAGCCCTGCTGCTCCTGTGGAGCCTGTGCGCCCTTGCGGTGCAGAAATCCGGGACGATCGTATACATAAACGGCTCGAAATTCTACGTTCACACGGTGCAGCCCGGCGAAACGCTCTACGGGCTTTCGAAGGCCTACGAGGTGGGGGAGAAGGTCATCCTGCAACATAACCCCGCGGCAGCGCAGGGGTTGCGCGCAGGGGAGAGCATCAAGATACCCTTCGTATCGGACGTCCCCCAGCCCAAGTCGGATCGCAAGCTGCGCAAGACTTTCGACATCCATACCGTGACGCAGGGCGAGACGCTCTACGGCATCTCGCGCAAATACGAGATCCCGATCCAGACCGTCATCGAGGACAATCCGAACCTCGACCCGGCGCACCTGCGCCTCGGGGAGCGCATCCTGATCCGCAAGAAGGAGATCGGCTCCGAAGACGAGGCCGGCACGAGGGAGCAGTGGGAGGCTTACCGCAATTCGCTCAACAGCGTGGCCGAGGAGGGCTTCGCCTACCACATCGTGAAGCCGGGCGAAACCT
This Alistipes onderdonkii DNA region includes the following protein-coding sequences:
- a CDS encoding copper resistance protein NlpE — its product is MKNKVMILAAAITLVACGGNQQKKAVSEKVKADAVKVDMHDAESSLDYQGTYTGVFPAADCPGIDMRLTLKKDGTYSLHMKYLDRDSEFDEKGAYKVKGNLLTLTPMDGQPEYYKVEENQVRKLDADKQPVTGALAENYVLKKTE
- the glmM gene encoding phosphoglucosamine mutase, with translation MTLIKSISGIRGTVGGAQAGNLTPPDVVKFTTAYARLAARRNPGKKLTIVVGRDARISGEMVADLVEGTLLACGADVINVGLCTTPGVEMAVITHKADGGIIITASHNPRQWNALKLLNADGEFLSDAEGKQVLAMAEEEDYEYPTVDGIGRVLSREPFNERHIAQVLALPLVDAQAIRARRYKVVVDAVNSVGGIVMPELLRRLGCEVVELNCDPTGEFAHNPEPLPENLTEIAGVIRREKADLGIVVDPDVDRLALVSEDGSMFVEEYTLVAVADYILTKHPGGNTVSNLSSSRALRDVTERHGGKYYASAVGEVNVVARMKEVGAVIGGEGNGGVIYPGLHYGRDALVGTALFLTWLAQTGMTMTQLRATYPAYYASKNKIELTPAIDVDKVLREIKERYADENVNDTDGVKIDFPENWVHLRKSNTEPIIRVYTEAKSMAAAEALAQRFIGEIKEICKI
- a CDS encoding nucleoside phosphorylase, whose protein sequence is MRTIPASELIINDDGSIFHLHLLPEQLADTVILVGDPGRVALVAEHFDTKECEVANREFKTVTGTYKGKRMTVLSTGIGIGNIDISVTELDALANVDFATRQEKAHKRQLTLVRLGTSGAIQPDIKVGEFVFSRTSVGFDGLLNYYKGRNEVCDLEIEKAFMEHVGWNELLPKPYFIDADKTLFEHFSDVTREGITIAAPGFYAPQGRWVRLEPQDAELNAKIESFDYHGRRITNFEMEGSALAGLAALMGHRAATICTIIAQRIAQNVDTDYKPFVRKMISTALDKLAVLK
- the dnaN gene encoding DNA polymerase III subunit beta: MKFSVSSSALLSLLATTGKVISNKNTLPILDYFLMELNGNELKVTTSDLETTLIGSITVDSVESEGTIAAPAKLMLDSLKEFSELPLTIDVNDKNWEITINWKSGSLSIPGASAVSYPAVPQLSAEKKELRLDVDMLVNGINKTIFATADDELRPVMNGIYINLAPGALTFVGTDAHKLVKYESEAENEVSASFILPKKPANLLKSVLLKEDDAIEVSFDSKNAMFKLKSHTLVCRLIEGNYPNYNAVIPANNPNKVLVDRIELVNGIKRVAVCSNPTTNLIRMDIGDNRINLTAQDIDFSVSANETITCSYDGEPISIGFKSTFLVEILSNMDTPTVVVELADSTRAGVFKPVYDDKQTSATLMLLMPMMINA
- a CDS encoding 3'-5' exonuclease — encoded protein: MKLNLKRPIVFFDLETTGVDTAKDRIVEISMVKVMPDGEQIVKTRKLNPGMHIPAEATAIHGITDEDVRDCPTFAQVAKSLEQFIRGCDFGGFNSNRFDLPVLVEEFLRAGVDVDFKRRRFVDVQNIFHKKEQRTLVAAYKFYCDKDLEDAHSAEADTLATYEVLMAQLERYPDLENDIDKLAEFSTRGEAADYAGRILFNEKGEEIFGFGKYKGRPVAEVFRAEPSYYAWMMNGDFPLYTKKVITEIRMREKTK